The Tamandua tetradactyla isolate mTamTet1 chromosome 18, mTamTet1.pri, whole genome shotgun sequence genome contains a region encoding:
- the LOC143662428 gene encoding endogenous retrovirus group K member 25 Pro protein-like, translating into MWAVPITPHKPTRVLKINQQWYTGTIDSGAEISCLPARLMTQWKVEEGPSVIGATGSAPSLRAARPLKWEDDEGRSGTFRPLFLTIIDQILWGRDILAATGAIITTQPPQ; encoded by the coding sequence ATGTGGGCAGTTCCCATTACACCTCACAAACCCACCCGCGTGCTTAAAATAAATCAGCAGTGGTATACAGGCACTATTGACTCTGGTGCTGAAATATCGTGCCTACCAGCGCGCCTAATGACTCAGTGGAAGGTGGAGGAGGGCCCCTCCGTCATCGGAGCCACGGGCTCCGCCCCCTCTCTACGCGCCGCTCGCCCCTTAAAATGGGAAGATGATGAAGGCCGTTCAGGCACCTTTCGGCCCCTCTTCCTAACTATTATTGACCAAATCCTATGGGGCCGAGACATCCTAGCAGCCACGGGGGCAATTATCACCACTCAGCCCCCCCAGTAA